From the Anopheles stephensi strain Indian unplaced genomic scaffold, UCI_ANSTEP_V1.0 ucontig357, whole genome shotgun sequence genome, one window contains:
- the LOC118516606 gene encoding uncharacterized protein LOC118516606, translating to MEQSGAEISEFTCATCEKVVTQGESIQCDFCDKWFHQKCANVDKAIETRAWWCAECDTKCKLGIAKEEEIASMKREMEALRAKTDDVLKALREKEAEVVRLREDRGQTTFSPDKPLPCSTAKRITVTDDGELSQSQIAARQAVRCELPSFAGDPDEWPLFLSTFKRSTRTFGFSDDENILRLQGALRGKALRMVQSRLRNADNLDQIMAALEKSYGRADVLVNSLLEQIREAPALKPERLDSFIEYGELVAEICATVKTKGASERLYDAALLQELVDRMPAFLRWSWGMHRRQLKGVTLNDFGAWIQEATDGAMAVTPPQPKKKTTTRQVHAQHVETHVTQSSRNRACAVCNKDTCVAVGECIVFNQLSVSARWEKVRSLKLCKRCLGKHYGPCSVRVECGLQGCVAKHHRKLHRTTSEERPVEINHDGTRTDSMLLRYVPVMLHGKSGPVYTHALLDEGSTVTLMEQELARELGVSGTLDPLCLLYSAGQKRDERESQRVTVQVSSVEEKAPVYSMTDVRTVSRLSLPRQSVDTEELKRKFTHLATIPAQSYESASPRLLIGIDQYRLTRPLKTIEGSAGQPTATKTRLGWLIFGKCTDYDNDSNLVQPESSYHICDCQGAISRADRMMAAYFEVDGYGPAKQLSLSKEDQRALAILQGNTRHIDGRYATSLLWRSDNTFMPENRHMAASRMECLERKMQRDPNLADNVNRILREYLAKGYVRQLGTDELKVFYPRKWYLPVFPVTNPNKPDKIRLVWDAAAEVKGVSLNKKLLTGPDLLTPLQTVLFRFRECRIAVAADIREMYHQVQIYGDDVHSQRFLWRWGDTNAEPQEYVMLRMTFGAACSPCTAQYVKNENAELYQSRYPRAVQCIKQEHYVDDMLTSLETEAEAVDLAHQVSHIHANAGFRLHNWLSNSRSVIAAVQGNPEAVKELDFESCLKPEKVLGMWWDTANDSFSFKLSRIRHLELARKDKPLSKRQMLRTLMSIYDPLGLIAGVLFYLKVLLQEVWRLNLGWDDEVPDEIQCKWDSWMQRLPDLEGITIPRCYRLITPFAESCLQLHVFVDAGADGYAAVAYFRFEFDGQIEVALVGAKAR from the coding sequence ATGGAGCAGAGTGGTGCCGAAATCTCGGAGTTTACGTGTGCGACTTGTGAGAAAGTGGTAACGCAAGGCGAATCGATCCAGTGTGACTTTTGCGATAAGTGGTTCCACCAAAAGTGCGCGAATGTGGACAAAGCGATAGAAACCAGGGCGTGGTGGTGCGCGGAGTGCGATACGAAATGTAAGCTCGGTATTGCTAAGGAGGAAGAAATAGCGAGCAtgaagagagagatggagGCTCTGAGAGCCAAAACGGACGACGTGCTGAAGGCGTTACGAGAAAAGGAAGCTGAAGTGGTACGGCTCCGTGAGGACCGCGGGCAGACCACGTTTTCTCCGGATAAACCGCTTCCTTGCTCAACGGCTAAGCGGATTACGGTAACCGATGATGGTGAACTAAGTCAGAGCCAAATAGCTGCCCGTCAGGCTGTCCGGTGCGAACTCCCTTCATTCGCTGGGGATCCCGATGAATGGCCGCTATTTCTGTCAACCTTTAAAAGATCGACGCGCACATTCGGATTCAGCGATGACGAAAACATCCTTCGCCTGCAAGGTGCGTTGCGAGGAAAAGCGCTACGCATGGTGCAAAGCCGCCTGCGCAACGCGGATAATTTGGATCAAATTATGGCAGCATTGGAAAAGTCCTACGGCAGAGCGGACGTTCTCGTTAACTCGCTCCTCGAGCAGATACGCGAAGCACCGGCGCTGAAACCAGAGCGCCTAGATAGCTTTATCGAGTACGGTGAGCTGGTAGCAGAGATTTGTGCGACCGTCAAGACGAAAGGAGCGTCCGAGAGGCTGTACGATGCAGCGTTGCTTCAAGAGCTGGTGGACCGGATGCCCGCGTTTCTACGATGGAGCTGGGGAATGCACAGGCGGCAGTTGAAAGGTGTTACGCTGAACGACTTTGGTGCATGGATTCAAGAGGCGACGGATGGAGCGATGGCGGTAACTCCCCCCcagccgaagaagaagacgacaaCACGACAGGTTCACGCGCAACATGTGGAAACGCATGTAACCCAGTCCAGCAGAAATCGAGCATGTGCGGTGTGCAATAAGGACACGTGTGTGGCGGTTGGTGAGTGTATAGTTTTTAACCAGCTTAGTGTTTCAGCCAGATGGGAAAAGGTACGCAGCTTAAAACTGTGTAAACGTTGCTTAGGAAAGCACTACGGCCCGTGCTCGGTACGTGTTGAATGCGGTCTGCAAGGATGTGTGGCTAAACATCACCGCAAATTACATCGTACCACCAGTGAGGAGCGACCGGTTGAAATTAATCATGATGGTACGAGAACAGACAGCATGCTGTTGCGATACGTTCCGGTGATGCTTCATGGGAAGAGCGGTCCGGTTTACACCCACGCGTTGCTAGACGAGGGGTCGACGGTGACGCTGATGGAGCAGGAGCTTGCAAGAGAGCTAGGAGTTTCCGGTACTCTCGATCCGCTATGTCTGCTGTACAGTGCTGGCCAGAAACGTGATGAACGCGAGTCGCAGAGAGTGACAGTGCAGGTGTCTAGTGTCGAAGAAAAGGCGCCCGTTTACTCGATGACCGATGTGCGGACGGTTAGCCGGCTTTCACTCCCTAGACAGTCGGTCGATACAGAAGAGCTAAAACGCAAGTTCACGCATCTCGCGACGATTCCAGCACAGTCATATGAAAGTGCTTCTCCACGCCTGTTGATAGGCATCGACCAGTATAGGCTGACGAGACCTCTGAAAACGATAGAAGGAAGTGCGGGACAACCGACAGCTACCAAGACGCGATTGGGATGGCTCATATTTGGTAAGTGCACAGACTACGATAACGATTCGAATTTAGTGCAGCCAGAGTCAAGCTACCACATCTGCGATTGCCAAGGAGCCATCTCAAGGGCAGATCGTATGATGGCAGCGTATTTTGAGGTCGACGGTTACGGTCCCGCCAAGCAGCTATCGCTTTCGAAGGAAGATCAACGAGCGCTGGCGATCCTGCAAGGCAACACGAGGCACATCGATGGGCGGTACGCAACCAGTTTGCTATGGCGGAGTGACAACACTTTTATGCCGGAAAACCGTCACATGGCTGCATCAAGGATGGAGTGTCTCGAGCGGAAAATGCAACGAGATCCGAATCTCGCCGACAACGTAAACCGAATCCTCAGGGAGTATTTGGCGAAAGGTTATGTCAGGCAACTAGGAACGGACGAGCTGAAGGTGTTTTATCCCAGGAAGTGGTACCTACCTGTGTTTCCTGTTACTAACCCTAACAAGCCAGATAAAATCCGCTTGGTTTGGGACGCAGCGGCTGAAGTGAAGGGTGTCTCGCTTAACAAGAAGTTGCTGACCGGACCAGATCTGCTGACGCCGCTACAAACcgtgttgtttcgttttcgcgAGTGTAGGATCGCGGTGGCGGCTGACATTCGCGAGATGTACCACCAGGTACAGATTTACGGTGACGACGTGCACAGCCAGCGTTTTCTATGGCGATGGGGCGACACCAATGCAGAACCGCAGGAGTACGTCATGCTGAGGATGACATTCGGTGCAGCTTGTTCTCCTTGTACGGCGCAATATGTCAAAAACGAGAATGCCGAACTGTATCAATCCCGGTACCCTCGAGCGGTCCAATGCATCAAGCAGGAGCATTACGTGGACGACATGTTGACAAGCCTGGAAACCGAGGCGGAGGCCGTCGATCTAGCGCACCAGGTGAGCCACATTCATGCTAACGCAGGGTTTCGGTTACACAATTGGCTGTCGAACAGCCGCAGTGTTATTGCAGCAGTGCAAGGAAACCCAGAAGCGGTAAAGGAGTTGGATTTTGAGTCGTGCCTGAAGCCGGAGAAAGTGCTGGGAATGTGGTGGGACACTGCAAATGATAGTTTCAGCTTCAAACTATCCCGCATAAGACACCTCGAACTGGCACGCAAAGATAAACCCTTATCTAAGAGGCAGATGCTAAGGACCCTGATGTCCATATACGACCCCTTGGGCTTGATTGCCGGAGTATTGTTCTACTTGAAAGTGCTGCTTCAGGAAGTTTGGCGCCTCAATCTTGGCTGGGATGATGAAGTACCGGACGAGATACAGTGCAAGTGGGATTCCTGGATGCAACGATTGCCGGATCTGGAAGGCATTACCATACCACGATGTTACCGGCTGATCACACCCTTTGCTGAATCGTGTCTTCAACTCCACGTGTTCGTCGATGCAGGTGCTGATGGTTACGCGGCGGTCGCGTACTTCAGATTCGAGTTTGATGGCCAAATAGAGGTGGCTTTGGTTGGGGCAAAAGCAAGA